A portion of the Halobacillus ihumii genome contains these proteins:
- a CDS encoding helix-turn-helix transcriptional regulator, translating into MKVNQAIRCIRKSKGFTQVHVAKNLGMSVQTYNGYELGRRQVKADFVKEISFVLEVPVEYLFNYKLYESKNKSD; encoded by the coding sequence ATGAAAGTGAACCAAGCAATTAGATGTATTAGAAAGTCAAAAGGTTTTACACAAGTTCATGTAGCTAAAAATCTTGGTATGTCAGTACAGACATACAATGGATATGAACTTGGTAGAAGGCAGGTGAAAGCAGATTTTGTAAAAGAGATTTCTTTTGTTTTAGAAGTACCTGTAGAATATCTTTTTAACTATAAATTATACGAATCGAAGAATAAGTCCGATTAA
- a CDS encoding site-specific integrase, which produces MASYTKVRAKNKKGYTWKVSIEAGINPETGKRKQITRRGFKTRKEAENEVANILNKLENEEYFTEKKIYLKEFILEWLEVSAKQTVKSSTLNGYRSAIQSRIIPKFGNSRIKDLKPTMFLRYYNELIEEGISEEYIQYIHVILKHSLSFAVKWQYVKQNPMTNVSPPSRRRKKVNTWSIEECQKFLRLQKKHNKIHRYMLYYLAIFTGMRRGEILGLQWSDINFENHVISITKSLYYISGKGITQQHPKTDSGMRTIALSESVIIALSQYRKEKKAQLFRAGMKLTPSCYVISDNGSSPINPQTVHKFFLYDIKRSEVPRIRFHDLRHTHATIMLQLGEHAKVVSERLGHADVQTTLNLYSHVTPNMQKDSAIRFDEAFKNIHLQ; this is translated from the coding sequence ATGGCTTCTTATACAAAGGTAAGAGCTAAAAATAAGAAGGGCTATACATGGAAGGTTTCGATTGAAGCAGGAATCAATCCCGAAACAGGTAAAAGAAAACAAATCACTAGGCGAGGTTTTAAAACTAGAAAAGAGGCTGAAAATGAAGTAGCAAATATCCTTAACAAACTGGAAAATGAAGAATACTTTACGGAGAAAAAAATATACCTTAAGGAATTTATCCTGGAGTGGCTAGAAGTATCAGCGAAGCAAACCGTAAAATCTTCTACATTAAATGGGTACAGGAGCGCCATTCAATCTAGAATTATCCCTAAATTTGGTAATTCAAGGATTAAGGACCTTAAACCAACCATGTTCTTAAGGTATTATAATGAATTAATTGAAGAAGGTATTAGTGAAGAGTACATTCAGTATATTCATGTTATTTTAAAACACTCATTAAGTTTTGCAGTAAAATGGCAATATGTTAAGCAAAATCCTATGACTAATGTATCTCCCCCTTCAAGAAGAAGAAAAAAAGTGAACACTTGGTCAATAGAAGAGTGTCAAAAGTTCCTTAGGCTTCAAAAAAAACATAACAAAATACATCGGTACATGCTTTATTACCTTGCTATTTTTACCGGGATGCGTCGAGGTGAAATCCTTGGTCTTCAATGGTCAGATATTAATTTTGAAAACCATGTTATTTCTATTACCAAATCCTTATATTATATAAGTGGCAAGGGAATTACTCAGCAACACCCTAAAACCGATTCAGGTATGAGAACCATCGCTCTGTCTGAATCAGTCATTATAGCATTAAGTCAATACCGAAAAGAGAAAAAGGCACAACTTTTCCGTGCCGGAATGAAACTTACGCCTTCCTGTTATGTGATTTCTGATAATGGGAGCTCTCCTATTAACCCACAAACGGTTCACAAATTCTTTTTATATGATATAAAGCGGTCTGAAGTACCACGGATTAGATTCCATGATCTCCGTCATACTCATGCAACAATTATGCTTCAGTTAGGAGAACACGCTAAAGTTGTTTCTGAAAGGTTAGGCCACGCCGATGTACAGACTACACTAAACTTATATAGTCATGTTACTCCTAACATGCAAAAAGATTCAGCAATAAGATTTGATGAGGCGTTCAAAAACATCCATTTGCAATAA
- a CDS encoding ImmA/IrrE family metallo-endopeptidase translates to MKYQMTHLEDDIKKLLESIHILQPKDLDIFIIAKRLGVDLTFTDQPSHYQGNAIMLNVYLSREELWREFAHELCHVLRHAGNQLFMPIDLFRMQESQANNFALQFCIPTFMLQQIELPYDIYEATHIVKRAFNVTPHFALRRLRHYENQIIKERMHNEFI, encoded by the coding sequence ATGAAATACCAAATGACACATCTAGAAGACGATATAAAGAAATTATTAGAAAGCATCCACATTCTACAACCAAAAGATTTAGATATCTTCATAATTGCCAAACGGCTGGGTGTTGATCTTACTTTCACTGATCAACCTAGTCATTACCAAGGAAATGCGATCATGCTTAATGTATATCTAAGCAGAGAAGAGCTTTGGAGAGAATTTGCTCATGAACTTTGTCACGTACTAAGACATGCTGGAAATCAACTATTCATGCCAATAGACCTTTTTAGGATGCAAGAGTCTCAGGCGAATAACTTTGCTTTACAATTTTGCATTCCTACATTTATGCTACAACAAATTGAATTACCTTATGATATTTATGAAGCAACGCATATTGTTAAGAGGGCATTCAATGTCACACCTCACTTTGCTTTGAGGAGACTTCGGCACTACGAAAACCAAATCATCAAAGAACGCATGCATAATGAGTTCATTTGA
- a CDS encoding lipoprotein, whose product MKRRWIGGLAGLILAFILAGCGATGQVESLSPEEMKDYIKQNDTAYVLINSTEDEEERRANIELVEQHIESINVKEINSQSSKMIESNLKLKDLGLKNIQFGTLGFYKEGTLKEYVSLRNADHPSEAEKEKALKKFIDETSSQG is encoded by the coding sequence ATGAAAAGACGTTGGATCGGTGGTTTGGCTGGATTAATATTGGCCTTTATCCTTGCAGGTTGTGGAGCCACAGGTCAAGTCGAGTCTTTATCACCAGAGGAAATGAAAGATTATATCAAACAAAATGATACAGCTTATGTGTTAATTAACAGTACTGAAGATGAAGAAGAAAGAAGAGCTAATATTGAGCTTGTCGAACAACATATTGAATCTATCAATGTGAAGGAAATTAATTCTCAGTCATCTAAGATGATAGAAAGTAATTTAAAGTTGAAGGATCTGGGTTTAAAAAATATCCAATTTGGAACACTAGGTTTTTATAAAGAAGGGACATTGAAAGAGTATGTTTCTCTACGAAATGCAGATCATCCTTCGGAAGCAGAAAAGGAAAAAGCACTTAAAAAATTTATAGATGAAACATCATCCCAAGGGTGA
- the mutL gene encoding DNA mismatch repair endonuclease MutL: protein MPDHLANKIAAGEVVERPASVVKELVENSIDAGSTWINIELIEAGLQSIRISDNGYGMEQDDAKRAFHRHATSKILDENDLFHVRTLGFRGEALASIAAVSRLTLQTSTGAEAGTKMKFEGGKVIEEAKSDARQGTEILVEELFYNTPARLKYMKTIHTELGHITDVLNRMALAHPDIKFTCIHNEKELFRTNGRGDILQVIAQVYGMKVARQMIPIEAETLDFNITGYIAKPEVYRASRNYISTIINDRFIRNIPLNKAIQQGYHTLLPIGKSPIVILKIEMDPILVDVNVHPAKLEVRFSKEKELYEIVESTIRESFRKQTLIPQVKHQEEKKPVKPYSDQANFDFSETRRPEQEQRPRPAEPSESIPESNSFMEEQHAVIREMQPEQELARESEKTETNPSVSDESNKEQHRVPTMYPIGQLHGTYILAQNEEGMYIVDQHAAQERIKYEFFRDRIGEVSQEVQELLVPMTFEFQRHEALRIEEYKEDLEKVGLFFEPFGENSYIIRSHPQWFPKGFEEEVIHEMVEQLMSEERIHVGKLREEAAILMSCKRSIKANHYLNQSDMFRLLEDLRTSTDPFTCPHGRPIIVFFSEYEMEKMFKRVM, encoded by the coding sequence ATGCCTGACCATTTAGCGAACAAAATTGCGGCGGGGGAAGTCGTTGAGCGGCCAGCATCCGTTGTGAAAGAGCTCGTTGAAAACAGTATTGATGCCGGCAGCACCTGGATAAATATTGAGCTTATTGAAGCAGGCTTACAATCCATTCGCATAAGCGATAATGGCTATGGGATGGAACAGGATGATGCTAAAAGAGCTTTTCATCGTCATGCGACAAGTAAGATCCTTGATGAAAATGACCTGTTCCACGTTCGTACACTAGGCTTCCGCGGCGAAGCTCTTGCCAGTATAGCTGCGGTCAGCCGCCTGACTTTACAAACGTCAACGGGTGCTGAAGCGGGTACGAAGATGAAGTTTGAAGGCGGCAAGGTCATAGAAGAAGCGAAGAGTGATGCCAGGCAGGGAACCGAGATTTTAGTAGAGGAACTTTTCTATAATACACCTGCGCGATTAAAATATATGAAAACGATCCATACTGAACTCGGTCATATTACCGATGTGCTGAACCGCATGGCTTTAGCCCATCCTGATATTAAGTTTACATGCATTCATAATGAAAAAGAATTATTTAGAACAAATGGGCGCGGTGACATACTACAAGTGATCGCGCAAGTATATGGCATGAAAGTAGCCAGGCAGATGATTCCGATTGAAGCAGAAACATTGGATTTTAACATAACAGGCTACATTGCAAAACCAGAGGTATACCGGGCATCAAGAAACTATATATCTACCATCATCAACGATAGATTTATACGTAATATCCCTCTTAATAAAGCCATTCAGCAAGGTTATCATACATTGCTGCCAATCGGAAAAAGCCCAATTGTTATTTTAAAAATAGAAATGGATCCGATACTAGTTGATGTGAACGTTCATCCGGCGAAGTTAGAAGTGCGTTTTAGTAAAGAAAAAGAACTCTACGAGATTGTCGAATCAACGATCCGTGAGTCTTTCCGGAAACAAACATTGATTCCTCAAGTAAAACACCAAGAGGAGAAGAAACCGGTGAAACCTTACAGTGATCAGGCTAATTTTGATTTTTCTGAAACAAGGCGCCCAGAGCAAGAGCAAAGACCGAGGCCGGCTGAACCTTCAGAATCAATCCCAGAATCGAACTCCTTTATGGAGGAACAGCACGCGGTTATAAGGGAAATGCAGCCAGAACAGGAACTAGCACGTGAATCGGAGAAGACAGAAACCAATCCTTCTGTTAGTGATGAAAGCAATAAGGAGCAGCACAGAGTACCCACCATGTATCCGATCGGTCAGCTTCACGGAACCTATATTCTCGCTCAAAATGAAGAAGGAATGTATATTGTCGATCAGCATGCAGCTCAAGAACGCATAAAGTATGAGTTCTTTCGAGATCGAATAGGAGAGGTTTCGCAAGAAGTACAAGAACTGCTTGTGCCTATGACGTTTGAGTTTCAAAGACATGAAGCTTTGCGAATCGAGGAATATAAAGAAGACTTAGAGAAGGTGGGGCTCTTTTTTGAACCTTTCGGCGAAAACAGCTATATAATCCGCTCACACCCCCAATGGTTTCCGAAAGGTTTTGAGGAAGAAGTGATTCATGAAATGGTGGAACAATTGATGAGCGAAGAGCGGATTCATGTCGGTAAGCTGCGTGAAGAAGCGGCGATCCTAATGTCATGCAAGCGATCAATCAAAGCCAATCATTATTTGAATCAATCGGATATGTTTCGGTTACTTGAAGATTTACGCACCTCAACTGATCCATTTACGTGTCCCCATGGCCGTCCGATTATTGTATTTTTCTCAGAATATGAAATGGAAAAAATGTTTAAACGAGTGATGTAA
- a CDS encoding pLS20_p028 family conjugation system transmembrane protein, protein MSDEELLEKLLQFSEVLHTNNIFSSGLRLMGWVIILFLKKIVDGLEGMVNNVLILTDFFRSEPVQSFLNTIQPVLYILLAFSLAMIGFRLIFNKEKNRAEIPMNIFISVMTITLLTFGMGKVDEFTENAIDVAQVNQDSFTTSDRVIMDYITDVAIYDETGWQTPKVEESILINPDNIDKISINETITKEFEKANGEQLSEQGKKIVMNKVGLESNGEEGLVALGKSSLFDFLPEHYYRWDVEWVSAIVTLGVMAFTMVLISIKVAKLCFELGFNHIVALIMAYADISTGQRLKEIIKNVGSIFVSLIMIFLSLRVYMYYTTFISDNLEGVGYLVALVAGSLAVIDGPNIVQKLFGIDAGLKNAWHVAMGGYLASKTIGPPAKKAVGTVASGGTSSVMHSGASVAGALAGLAGSKGKGSAQNNEKPSPIQGAIGRDTGEKLDQKSGITPSNRGPEQQPQPLQKNNQSPQTGGDSSIPRNQEQQSDYVSSGSIPSIHEEMRGERKQQSPNTRPKPRLHEEMKQSNRQVAASMEAKEPTAQRSTTIPFDQQGQEAQQATQGDQSKTPIGTDDIPMPNQYRTEQRTMGQYMKDQIRDRFNNHHKVQGAKRTYNLSRNTTENWRRKIQKRERGS, encoded by the coding sequence ATGTCAGATGAAGAACTATTAGAGAAACTGCTTCAATTTTCGGAGGTCCTCCATACAAACAATATATTCAGTTCTGGACTCCGACTCATGGGATGGGTGATTATTCTTTTCCTAAAAAAGATTGTGGATGGTTTAGAAGGTATGGTCAATAATGTGTTAATATTGACGGATTTCTTTAGAAGCGAACCTGTTCAATCGTTTCTAAATACGATTCAACCAGTCCTGTATATATTACTAGCTTTTTCATTAGCTATGATTGGGTTTAGATTGATTTTCAATAAAGAAAAAAATCGGGCAGAAATCCCCATGAACATTTTTATATCAGTTATGACCATAACTCTCTTGACATTTGGGATGGGAAAAGTCGATGAATTTACTGAGAATGCGATCGATGTTGCCCAGGTTAATCAAGACTCCTTTACGACCTCAGATCGCGTCATTATGGATTATATTACAGATGTTGCCATATATGACGAAACAGGGTGGCAAACTCCAAAGGTGGAGGAATCCATCCTCATAAATCCGGATAACATTGATAAAATTTCAATTAATGAAACTATTACTAAAGAGTTTGAAAAGGCAAACGGGGAGCAATTATCAGAACAAGGGAAAAAAATAGTTATGAACAAAGTTGGTTTAGAATCAAACGGAGAAGAAGGTCTAGTCGCATTGGGTAAAAGTAGTCTATTTGACTTTTTGCCTGAACATTATTATCGCTGGGATGTAGAATGGGTTTCGGCGATTGTGACACTTGGGGTTATGGCTTTTACAATGGTTCTCATTTCGATTAAGGTGGCGAAACTTTGTTTCGAACTTGGATTTAATCATATTGTTGCGCTTATTATGGCGTATGCTGACATTTCTACCGGTCAGAGATTGAAGGAGATTATTAAAAACGTTGGCAGCATATTCGTTTCACTGATTATGATTTTTTTAAGTTTACGTGTCTATATGTATTACACCACCTTTATCAGTGACAACTTAGAAGGCGTAGGCTATTTAGTAGCCTTGGTGGCTGGCAGTTTGGCTGTGATCGATGGACCAAACATTGTCCAAAAACTCTTTGGTATCGATGCTGGATTAAAAAATGCCTGGCATGTAGCCATGGGCGGTTATTTGGCATCGAAAACCATTGGTCCACCAGCAAAGAAAGCTGTTGGAACTGTAGCTAGTGGAGGAACTAGTTCGGTCATGCATTCAGGAGCTAGTGTAGCTGGGGCCCTTGCAGGGTTGGCCGGTAGTAAAGGAAAAGGGTCAGCTCAAAATAATGAAAAGCCTAGTCCCATTCAAGGGGCAATAGGAAGAGACACAGGAGAGAAACTTGATCAAAAATCTGGAATTACTCCGTCCAATAGGGGCCCTGAACAACAGCCTCAGCCCTTACAGAAAAACAACCAAAGTCCACAAACGGGTGGAGATTCTTCAATTCCACGGAATCAAGAACAACAGTCGGACTATGTATCTAGTGGCTCCATTCCTTCTATTCATGAAGAAATGCGAGGAGAGCGAAAGCAACAATCACCGAATACTAGACCAAAACCTCGTTTACATGAGGAAATGAAACAAAGTAATCGACAAGTAGCTGCTTCCATGGAGGCTAAGGAGCCGACAGCCCAACGCTCGACCACTATTCCGTTCGATCAACAGGGGCAAGAAGCTCAACAAGCAACACAGGGAGACCAATCGAAAACCCCAATCGGTACAGACGATATTCCCATGCCTAATCAGTATCGAACCGAACAGCGCACAATGGGGCAATATATGAAAGATCAGATCAGGGATCGATTTAACAACCATCACAAGGTTCAGGGGGCGAAACGCACCTATAACCTATCGCGCAATACAACAGAAAACTGGAGACGTAAAATTCAAAAACGCGAACGAGGCTCTTAA
- a CDS encoding helix-turn-helix domain-containing protein, translating into MSLGNRISTLRKQEKLTQKSLAAKLNIPHQNLSNYEREFRQPDYETLQKIADYFEVTIDYLLGRSEDPSGANSDKNFDPMEELKQFMVENNMQDIDFGFYDIKKWKKLSRQDVEEIKRHFRWVVQRAEEREIEDKD; encoded by the coding sequence ATGTCTTTGGGAAATAGAATTAGTACACTTAGAAAACAAGAAAAATTAACCCAAAAATCATTAGCAGCAAAGTTAAATATCCCTCATCAAAACCTCTCTAACTACGAGCGTGAATTCAGGCAACCTGATTACGAAACGCTTCAAAAAATTGCAGATTACTTCGAAGTAACCATCGATTACTTACTAGGAAGATCTGAAGATCCAAGCGGAGCAAACTCAGATAAGAATTTCGATCCAATGGAAGAACTCAAACAATTCATGGTTGAAAACAATATGCAAGATATTGATTTTGGTTTTTATGACATTAAAAAATGGAAAAAACTCTCACGTCAAGATGTTGAAGAGATTAAAAGACATTTTAGGTGGGTTGTCCAAAGAGCTGAAGAGAGAGAAATTGAAGACAAGGATTGA
- a CDS encoding DUF5592 family protein, translating to MHYKIPSEIGSELKINRLFYLTDLLVVLILGGVGFTLRYVVHPTLIWYYATFWIILMMTWLVRPKSNPKMRMVKALGLAVFRDRITYCSMDTEEKEKGES from the coding sequence TTGCATTATAAAATTCCTTCTGAAATCGGAAGTGAACTAAAGATTAATCGTCTGTTCTACTTGACGGATTTACTTGTGGTGTTAATTCTTGGAGGGGTCGGTTTTACCTTGCGTTATGTCGTGCATCCCACTTTGATTTGGTATTACGCGACCTTTTGGATCATCTTGATGATGACCTGGCTTGTCCGGCCAAAGTCAAACCCGAAAATGCGAATGGTGAAAGCATTGGGATTAGCTGTGTTTCGAGATCGTATCACCTATTGTTCTATGGATACAGAAGAAAAAGAGAAAGGGGAGTCCTAA
- a CDS encoding helix-turn-helix domain-containing protein yields MRKELGKSQQQLSIDMYQSREYISKQENGERKIPPAATKHFIGKYNDPWLALEAANEYIGWGILQLNGPAADNHRSSVRLKLEEELNEALESIMKVKVAKNPEYVQSMEFQDIRRSAMEVTDVIHASVIYLATVCETYNVSWLQLWEEHHTKLRSKKYVT; encoded by the coding sequence ATGAGAAAAGAGTTAGGTAAGTCACAACAACAACTATCGATAGATATGTACCAATCCAGAGAATACATTTCGAAACAAGAGAATGGAGAGCGTAAGATACCTCCTGCAGCAACCAAACATTTTATTGGAAAATATAACGACCCGTGGCTAGCACTTGAGGCAGCTAATGAATATATTGGGTGGGGTATTTTACAATTGAATGGACCTGCTGCTGATAACCATAGAAGTAGTGTTCGACTAAAATTAGAAGAAGAGTTAAATGAAGCGCTTGAATCAATTATGAAGGTCAAAGTGGCTAAGAATCCAGAATATGTACAGTCCATGGAATTTCAAGATATTCGTCGGTCGGCTATGGAAGTCACTGATGTAATTCATGCTTCAGTCATCTACTTAGCCACCGTATGTGAAACATACAATGTTAGCTGGTTACAGTTATGGGAAGAGCATCATACTAAATTGAGATCAAAAAAATATGTTACATGA
- a CDS encoding DnaD domain-containing protein: MQGWVKLHRKILHSEIFENEKMLKVFIYCLTKSCHKQTQSRIGRQKVKLEPGQFIFGRKKAASELNMKESTVRDYLEILQEDGVVTIQSTNKYSVITVDNWAIYQSNEEDYDNKSTPKKHQEDSTLPSGEQQKDTYKNDQELKEVKNVKEFITTSTTGHAQGDVIQFYQNNFGMIRPQISEELLAWSEDLGEQMVIEAMKRSLDRNKPTWGYVKSILQSWVNKGVKSLDQAQVEEVEYRNHQNNRTSFSKRSPNQEVLPEWFKTREQQQIEEEKPKKQPSLESTALKIDLGIRLKRSLEDILEAIDYRYDLSNEDIINIREGKRSAIKILQSKSNLKAVGDP, translated from the coding sequence ATGCAGGGATGGGTAAAGCTTCATCGTAAGATCCTTCATAGCGAAATTTTTGAAAATGAAAAAATGTTGAAGGTTTTTATTTACTGCTTAACAAAATCATGTCATAAACAAACTCAATCTAGAATAGGGAGACAAAAGGTTAAGCTGGAACCAGGTCAATTTATATTTGGAAGAAAAAAGGCCGCATCTGAATTAAACATGAAAGAATCAACTGTTCGAGATTACCTAGAAATCTTACAGGAAGATGGTGTGGTTACTATTCAGTCCACCAACAAATATAGTGTTATAACAGTTGATAACTGGGCAATCTATCAATCTAACGAAGAAGATTATGACAACAAATCCACACCAAAAAAACACCAAGAGGACAGCACATTACCATCAGGAGAACAGCAAAAAGACACATACAAGAATGACCAAGAACTTAAAGAAGTTAAGAATGTAAAAGAATTTATTACTACTTCTACAACTGGACATGCGCAGGGGGACGTCATTCAATTTTACCAAAATAACTTTGGCATGATCCGTCCTCAAATCTCTGAGGAGCTCTTAGCTTGGAGTGAGGATCTTGGAGAACAAATGGTCATTGAAGCAATGAAACGTTCTCTAGACCGTAATAAACCAACTTGGGGTTATGTGAAAAGCATTCTTCAGTCATGGGTGAACAAAGGGGTGAAAAGCCTAGACCAGGCTCAAGTAGAAGAAGTTGAGTATAGAAATCACCAAAATAACCGAACTTCTTTTTCAAAACGATCACCTAACCAAGAGGTCTTGCCAGAATGGTTTAAGACACGTGAACAGCAACAAATAGAGGAAGAAAAACCGAAGAAACAACCAAGTCTTGAGAGCACGGCCCTAAAAATTGATCTAGGTATAAGGTTAAAAAGATCTCTGGAGGATATCCTGGAAGCCATTGATTACAGATACGATCTATCAAATGAGGATATTATCAATATTCGTGAAGGGAAAAGATCAGCCATAAAAATTCTACAATCCAAATCAAATCTGAAGGCCGTAGGTGACCCCTAA
- a CDS encoding VirB4 family type IV secretion system protein gives MFKFLQPKTDQEQITSKGYNPYLLAHIQPQGGINFQESLIRKGDGYEACVHVYAFPKNVSDFWLEPIFNMENVITTMDIVSDDRYKIRDGLNKGMAEQSSRIINEKDNAGIIEAQNNYDDLRELYNQVSEQGEIVKRVHLRHYVSAPTKVELEDKVKAVLSTLQDENFRGSIFLNEQEYEWKALLSSYDNQSAYRNKRVGQPIPALGLAGGFPFHFTSLHDPYGTFYGTTLTGGNVVFDLFHRDNQRKSYNGVMVGAMGAGKSTTLKKIMLDNAIKGYKVRTFDVTGEFAELTEALGGKQIALDGSDGVINPLQVYRTAEDETTSFTQHLSKLTTFYKFLAPEANDSELKEYENLLRQLYETNGLWNENGSSNITQRPVHHYPIFSDFLTFIEDQLYEDISEGKQWEQVSPERKRRLESIELNIRNLVETYAHLFNGTSTVEHFNEQQVVTFTLRGLSQMRAEVFQAQLFNVLNLLWDSMLTNGAPQFEAYNRGELAFEDAVRYLILMDEAHHIINTKKKSESALEFLTKFSREARKYFGSLLYASHTIRDFVPEGSDQGMVEEIKKLFELTQYKVIMQQDSNNLEMMQQIFAGQLSQSELHDIPYLQTGDTMLSIRAVENIRFNVEVSDEELALFGGGA, from the coding sequence ATGTTTAAATTTTTGCAACCCAAAACAGATCAAGAACAAATAACGTCTAAGGGCTACAATCCGTACTTACTCGCTCATATCCAACCGCAAGGAGGGATCAACTTCCAGGAGTCTCTTATACGAAAGGGGGATGGGTATGAGGCATGTGTCCATGTATATGCTTTTCCTAAAAATGTATCGGACTTCTGGTTAGAGCCGATCTTCAATATGGAGAATGTGATTACAACTATGGATATTGTGTCGGACGACCGATACAAAATTCGCGATGGGTTAAACAAAGGGATGGCTGAACAAAGCTCTCGAATCATCAATGAAAAGGACAATGCTGGTATCATCGAAGCCCAAAACAATTACGACGATTTACGAGAACTCTACAATCAGGTGTCAGAACAAGGGGAAATCGTAAAGCGTGTACACCTCCGCCATTATGTGAGTGCCCCAACAAAGGTTGAATTAGAAGATAAAGTGAAGGCCGTTCTATCAACCTTGCAAGATGAGAATTTTCGGGGATCGATTTTCTTAAATGAACAAGAGTACGAATGGAAAGCTCTTCTTTCAAGTTATGACAACCAGTCCGCGTATCGCAACAAACGGGTAGGTCAACCTATCCCAGCTTTAGGATTAGCTGGTGGTTTTCCTTTTCACTTTACGAGTTTACATGACCCTTACGGAACGTTTTATGGAACAACATTGACCGGTGGTAACGTCGTATTTGATTTGTTTCACCGTGATAACCAGCGCAAAAGTTATAACGGTGTCATGGTAGGGGCCATGGGTGCTGGGAAGTCAACTACGCTCAAGAAAATCATGCTGGATAATGCCATTAAAGGATATAAAGTAAGAACCTTCGACGTAACAGGCGAATTTGCGGAACTAACGGAAGCTTTGGGTGGAAAACAAATTGCCTTAGATGGATCCGACGGAGTGATTAATCCATTACAGGTGTATCGAACGGCTGAAGATGAAACGACATCATTTACACAGCACTTATCCAAACTGACGACGTTCTATAAGTTTTTGGCCCCGGAAGCCAATGATAGTGAACTAAAAGAGTATGAGAATCTATTAAGGCAACTCTATGAAACTAATGGACTTTGGAACGAGAATGGGAGTTCAAATATCACACAGCGACCGGTCCACCATTATCCGATCTTTTCTGATTTCCTTACCTTTATTGAAGATCAATTATATGAGGACATTAGCGAAGGGAAGCAATGGGAACAGGTGAGTCCAGAACGAAAAAGACGTCTCGAAAGCATTGAGTTAAATATCCGTAATCTTGTCGAAACGTACGCTCACTTGTTCAATGGTACCTCTACCGTTGAACATTTTAATGAACAACAAGTCGTTACCTTCACGCTCCGCGGTTTATCGCAAATGCGTGCGGAGGTCTTTCAGGCTCAATTGTTTAATGTGTTGAATCTCCTTTGGGATTCGATGCTTACGAATGGCGCCCCTCAGTTTGAGGCATACAACCGGGGCGAGTTGGCCTTTGAAGATGCAGTTCGTTATTTGATTTTAATGGACGAAGCCCATCACATCATTAATACAAAAAAGAAAAGTGAAAGTGCTCTTGAATTTCTCACGAAATTTAGCCGTGAGGCTAGAAAATATTTTGGCAGTTTGTTGTACGCGAGTCACACGATTCGCGACTTTGTGCCGGAGGGATCCGATCAAGGCATGGTAGAAGAGATTAAGAAGCTCTTCGAACTAACGCAATACAAAGTTATTATGCAGCAGGACAGTAACAACTTAGAGATGATGCAGCAAATCTTCGCCGGCCAATTAAGCCAGAGTGAGTTGCATGATATTCCGTATTTGCAGACAGGAGATACGATGCTGAGCATCCGAGCCGTGGAAAATATTCGCTTTAACGTGGAGGTATCGGATGAAGAGCTCGCTTTATTCGGAGGAGGTGCCTAA